The following are from one region of the Bactrocera oleae isolate idBacOlea1 chromosome 6, idBacOlea1, whole genome shotgun sequence genome:
- the LOC106620114 gene encoding glutactin isoform X2, protein MIKHIGRYINSRLTVLSQISEQLDKPPVSRRPWQGTFDARNFGKRCPVITTVGKLNAEQLAEDLEDCLNLNVYTKNLAAKQPVMFYIYGGGFYNGSASDHPPQHLLEKDIVLVVPQYRVGALGWLTTHTVDMPGNAPVMDLLLALGWVQNHIHAFGGDPTRVVIFGQSAGAVMSGALLLSPKTPEHYFKRSIVQSGAITASWGINRTPLAQVKRICEALQCEQCADKRVQYECLRKVDVLTLLRVTTEESFSPVIGDEQGVLPAEPQTLLRNLKRTVPLMAGFTKHDGTFVLATLYDTLVARYGSISKLTVRQLANTLIDLGKDSTSLSNNLLLRMLFKPNILDTNNHTAAWPAYIDIANIIYIKSPVIAYANELQRRGAAPVYLYTFDYAGEHTRFGYEFGNSQYPFEGGVHHSNDNIYVFATHKLNANDTQIAKKMVDLWYTFAADGIPKVADQPALSIQAMASESGPYFHINQEVSVDSDILTELTATVDDPESYKLIRTSTLPPALPPFVPID, encoded by the exons ATGATAAAGCACATAGGTAGATATATAAATAGCCGCCTGACTGTTTTATCTCAAATTAGTGAACAGCTCGATAAG CCACCAGTAAGTCGCAGACCCTGGCAAGGAACCTTCGATGCGCGCAACTTTGGTAAACGCTGTCCGGTCATAACAACAGTGGGAAAATTAAATGCCGAGCAACTGGCGGAAGACTTGGAGGATTGTCTCAACTTGAATGTCTACACCAAAAAC CTCGCGGCCAAACAACCTGTAATGTTCTACATTTATGGCGGCGGCTTTTACAATGGTTCCGCCTCAGACCATCCACCACAACATCTGTTGGAAAAAGATATTGTGCTGGTAGTGCCACAATATCGCGTCGGCGCGCTCGGTTGGTTGACGACACACACCGTTGACATGCCCGGCAATGCGCCAGTAATGGATCTTCTACTGGCCTTGGGTTGGGTGCAAAATCACATACATGCCTTTGGCGGCGATCCAACGCGTGTTGTGATATTCGGTCAGAGCGCCGGAGCGGTTATGTCTGGTGCGCTGCTGTTGAGTCCAAAAACGCCGGAGCACTACTTTAAGCGTTCGATTGTACAATCGGGAGCCATAACAGCATCGTGGGGCATAAATCGCACGCCATTGGCGCAGGTGAAACGCATCTGTGAGGCGCTGCAATGTGAGCAATGTGCCGACAAGCGCGTGCAATACGAATGCCTCAGGAAGGTTGATGTGCTGACGCTGTTGAGGGTGACGACAGAG GAAAGCTTCAGTCCTGTTATAGGTGATGAGCAGGGCGTACTGCCGGCAGAACCACAAACGCTGTTACGGAATCTTAAGCGCACGGTGCCGTTAATGGCCGGTTTTACAAAGCACGATGGCACATTTGTGCTGGCAA CGCTTTATGATACACTGGTGGCGAGGTATGGCAGTATTTCTAAGCTCACTGTGCGCCAGTTAGCAAACACGCTGATCGACTTAGGCAAAGACAGTACTAGTCTCTCTAACAATTTGCTCTTGCGCATGCTCTTCAAGCCGAACATTTTGGATACCAACAATCACACCGCTGCTTGGCCGGCATATATTGAT attgctaatattatttatataaaatcgcCAGTGATTGCCTATGCAAATGAATTGCAGCGGCGCGGTGCCGCTCCCGTCTACTTATACACCTTCGATTATGCTGGCGAGCACACACGTTTCGGCTACGAGTTCGGCAACTCGCAATACCCCTTTGAGGGCGGCGTACATCATTCAAATGATAATATTTACGTGTTTGCCACACATAAACTGAATGCGAATGACACGCAAATCGCAAAGAAAATGGTTGATTTGTGGTACACCTTCGCCGCTGATGGTATACCCAAGGTTGCCGATCAACCGGCACTGTCTATCCAAGCTATGGCGT CGGAGTCTGGTCCTTATTTTCACATAAATCAGGAAGTGAGCGTGGATAGTGACATTCTAACGGAACTTACGGCGACTGTCGACGATCCAGAGAGTTATAAATTGATAAGAACGTCCACTTTGCCGCCAGCATTGCCGCCGTTTGTACCAATCGATTGA
- the LOC106620114 gene encoding glutactin isoform X1, whose protein sequence is MKLLLGVLALITLVVVVTLVTSKSITIDSPRVNIPGQGAVLGSIAETLWTKQTFYSFRGIPYAESPSGELRFKPPVSRRPWQGTFDARNFGKRCPVITTVGKLNAEQLAEDLEDCLNLNVYTKNLAAKQPVMFYIYGGGFYNGSASDHPPQHLLEKDIVLVVPQYRVGALGWLTTHTVDMPGNAPVMDLLLALGWVQNHIHAFGGDPTRVVIFGQSAGAVMSGALLLSPKTPEHYFKRSIVQSGAITASWGINRTPLAQVKRICEALQCEQCADKRVQYECLRKVDVLTLLRVTTEESFSPVIGDEQGVLPAEPQTLLRNLKRTVPLMAGFTKHDGTFVLATLYDTLVARYGSISKLTVRQLANTLIDLGKDSTSLSNNLLLRMLFKPNILDTNNHTAAWPAYIDIANIIYIKSPVIAYANELQRRGAAPVYLYTFDYAGEHTRFGYEFGNSQYPFEGGVHHSNDNIYVFATHKLNANDTQIAKKMVDLWYTFAADGIPKVADQPALSIQAMASESGPYFHINQEVSVDSDILTELTATVDDPESYKLIRTSTLPPALPPFVPID, encoded by the exons ATGAAATTATTGCTGGGCGTTTTAGCTTTAATCACACTCGTCGTTGTTGTCACACTGGTGACATCAAAGTCCATCACAATAGATTCACCGCGAGTTAATATACCCGGGCAAGGTGCCGTACTCGGTAGTATCGCGGAAACATTGTGGACGAAACAGACGTTTTACTCATTCCGTGGTATTCCCTATGCGGAATCGCCAAGTGGTGAGCTGCGTTTCAAG CCACCAGTAAGTCGCAGACCCTGGCAAGGAACCTTCGATGCGCGCAACTTTGGTAAACGCTGTCCGGTCATAACAACAGTGGGAAAATTAAATGCCGAGCAACTGGCGGAAGACTTGGAGGATTGTCTCAACTTGAATGTCTACACCAAAAAC CTCGCGGCCAAACAACCTGTAATGTTCTACATTTATGGCGGCGGCTTTTACAATGGTTCCGCCTCAGACCATCCACCACAACATCTGTTGGAAAAAGATATTGTGCTGGTAGTGCCACAATATCGCGTCGGCGCGCTCGGTTGGTTGACGACACACACCGTTGACATGCCCGGCAATGCGCCAGTAATGGATCTTCTACTGGCCTTGGGTTGGGTGCAAAATCACATACATGCCTTTGGCGGCGATCCAACGCGTGTTGTGATATTCGGTCAGAGCGCCGGAGCGGTTATGTCTGGTGCGCTGCTGTTGAGTCCAAAAACGCCGGAGCACTACTTTAAGCGTTCGATTGTACAATCGGGAGCCATAACAGCATCGTGGGGCATAAATCGCACGCCATTGGCGCAGGTGAAACGCATCTGTGAGGCGCTGCAATGTGAGCAATGTGCCGACAAGCGCGTGCAATACGAATGCCTCAGGAAGGTTGATGTGCTGACGCTGTTGAGGGTGACGACAGAG GAAAGCTTCAGTCCTGTTATAGGTGATGAGCAGGGCGTACTGCCGGCAGAACCACAAACGCTGTTACGGAATCTTAAGCGCACGGTGCCGTTAATGGCCGGTTTTACAAAGCACGATGGCACATTTGTGCTGGCAA CGCTTTATGATACACTGGTGGCGAGGTATGGCAGTATTTCTAAGCTCACTGTGCGCCAGTTAGCAAACACGCTGATCGACTTAGGCAAAGACAGTACTAGTCTCTCTAACAATTTGCTCTTGCGCATGCTCTTCAAGCCGAACATTTTGGATACCAACAATCACACCGCTGCTTGGCCGGCATATATTGAT attgctaatattatttatataaaatcgcCAGTGATTGCCTATGCAAATGAATTGCAGCGGCGCGGTGCCGCTCCCGTCTACTTATACACCTTCGATTATGCTGGCGAGCACACACGTTTCGGCTACGAGTTCGGCAACTCGCAATACCCCTTTGAGGGCGGCGTACATCATTCAAATGATAATATTTACGTGTTTGCCACACATAAACTGAATGCGAATGACACGCAAATCGCAAAGAAAATGGTTGATTTGTGGTACACCTTCGCCGCTGATGGTATACCCAAGGTTGCCGATCAACCGGCACTGTCTATCCAAGCTATGGCGT CGGAGTCTGGTCCTTATTTTCACATAAATCAGGAAGTGAGCGTGGATAGTGACATTCTAACGGAACTTACGGCGACTGTCGACGATCCAGAGAGTTATAAATTGATAAGAACGTCCACTTTGCCGCCAGCATTGCCGCCGTTTGTACCAATCGATTGA